taacttgtaagcaggcatgaggtgtatgaaacagaacacccgtgttataacaactgatgttgccctgccatgcgaggataaataagttatagtCACAGAGAGTTTACACTTTATAATACATAAATTACTTTCATGAACCTTttcttaaaatatgtttacatttcAGAGTGCAAAAACCAGACCAGATTATGTGAGCAGGAAATTGTGGATTTAACAAGACAAGCAAATCAATTGGAGGAAAAACTAAATGACGTATGTAACTGTTTATTGGCTAAAAAATGGATTGAGGagactgtacacagtatccggaatttgtccgttttgtctgttttgtccggatttcgctgccgcatgcggaactcggtaatgggttagcatacgacttcgcaggCGAGTTtacatgccggatactgtgtacagccacgtTTAGCTTAACAGTTAGATTGCCTAGCTAGAGCATACcaggtttaaaacttaatgcTGCTAATATTGTGGCATGTGTGtacttaaaaaattgttgttgtttttttggtaaGGTTCTACAGTGATTTCAGGgtacctgggatttaagccagagttgcctcattatttctttttatatgaGTTAAGTCTTAGAGCGAGGCATACCGTGGGTCCAGAGTTTTGACCTgaatattaccccaacacccagtaagcaagacacttaaaaactgttttaaaaaaacatatttaaaattttttaagattttttttaaaaaatctattaatatttttttcaaaagatgATCTTTTTTATCTTCCCAGCTCCTGGAGGAGAATGAGGAGTACAGGGAGCGGTTGGGAGTCGATCCGAGAGACCTCCAGGACATTTTACCTCTTCGGAAGTCCAGAGCCCTCCGCCAGCAGCAATATCGTGCAGAAAATCAAGTCCTCTTAAAAGAGATTGAAAGATTAGAGGAGGAGAGAATTGACTTCAAGAGGCAGGTAAGAAATCAAAGTCCGGATGTGATTATTCAGTATATCatctttattgtaaaaaaaactcctGAAAAACTAATCACCTGTAAagctacatacatggtaaaatggtcactcgtaagctggcacgaggtgtatgagacagaacatccgtgttataatgactgttgttaccACACATACGAGGAAAAAgcaggttttatttattacattcgGCCAAGGTTAGCCCATTACTTTAAAACCAGGGGGCTACCTCTaacaaatatgaatgaataatcttatttattctcacgtggcgggaaaataacagtcgttataacacaggtgttctgtttcatacacctcgtgccagcttatgagttaccacgtatgtaactttctggatgattatttttccctggaaactttttttatttttccctgGAAAGATTATTTGCATAACATTTGACATAtattgcccaaagacacatcgtcacaatggtagcagcatcgagttTCGAACCCTGAACCTACATCGAGTTTCGAACCCTGACTGCTGTATAGAATCTTTCTGCATAGAAAAAATACCGTTATAGGtaccccacccatatagaatcaaattttgtacaatttttacGCAGATTCGTGCCCAAGCTCAGTCCCACACTCAGAAAGCATTAAATGAAGGTCTAGGATCTGATGATCTAGATTTAATTGATCGTTTTATTGAAGATGTGAAAAAGAAGAGAATGCAAGGAGTTTCCCCACAAtggttagttttattttatcagtatgtatttttaattgtgaCATTGAATCATTTGTGACTTTgcattttcaattaaaactgTGTACTTTTTGTTCCGactttgcattttaaattgcGACTAAGCATTTTTTAGATACAAACTTTTCCATGACTGCATTTTAGGGTCAAccacaacaaatttaaaaatttttattttaaaaattttcttgATCAGTTTTTCGACTTATTACCATGACTCAGCAATTTCACAATGACTTAACATTAACAGGCCGACCCCCACTAGTGTAGAAATGCGGTCATCAAGTGAAGGTAAAATGATGCAAACAATGGAAGAATTAAATCGGGAATCGAATTTATCGGAACGAAAGTTACGAGACGCACAAgtcgaaaatttaaaattacaaaaagtaagttttttatgtaatttattacatttttaagcaattttttctatttttcttttgtatatatttctattaatGCATTTTCagcaaatatttatatttttcttttatatatacagtagggtgggggaagatgggacaccttttcattctcttttctagtcccatttagtactgaacaaacaacattaaaagaattataaaactgtatcctcacgactctcatagaccgctgttaatttaaaaaacgatcaggatatttggatattatgtgctaaaggggtaaaaataaaacacaaaattaaaaatattttcctctgctttaaacaatttataaaaaaacttttttactaGGAATGTCGTACAATTGTGACAGAAAACAGCCAACTACGAGTAGCTATGAAAGAAATATTAGAAGCTATTAAGAAATCTCAAGAAACGCAAACTCAAAATGTGAAAATACCTTCACTGGATAAATTGTTAAGAGTAAGTGTGTTGCATATAATAATTTTCTCaagattataaaatatatttagtacATTTTTGTCCGTTTTTTCTTTTCCCATTTGTTGAATTTGTTCCCGCTTTTCAAGCAACTCTGTTTTTTCCATTATCCTCTAGTAccttattttttctttcttacGTATTTTAGGCAAATCTCTTNNNNNNNNNNNNNNNNNNNNNNNNNNNNNNNNNNNNNNNNNNNNNNNNNNTATTAAATTATTGTCAAACATATTTTTGGCGGAAAATCAACAAACTAAATCAAAATCGGttgattttttgttgaatttataaaaattaacaataaaatagttGATTTCTTAAGGTATAAGAATTagcatacattttaaaaacttctaaaaaattgtttaaaatcaacagaaaaacgaacaaaaattGTGCAACGTTACAGCTTTAGTTTAccttttttgttgattttgttgaatttAACATGAAACGAGTAAATGCAGCCGTTAAATCAGCCCAGTTGAAATATGgggaaaaaaaagttttaattacacTTAAAACTACATTTCTGCTTCTGCATTTGTGTCTGATACTACTACAGCTAGCACAGGTTAGTGacttaaatatgttttttttttatgtattaatgtaattttttagtaatatataaattcgttgataaactgtaaaaactctgttatttcattattttctgtaatttattttttccactTTTTATTTACCACCTAAATTTACTGTTCTGAAATAGTTATgtagtattttaaactttctagttaaactattaaaaaggTATTATTAAGTCTGTGGCGTTACGGTGGCGTATTACCCATCTAAACAGTAGCAGTCGGTGGCATTTGCCACCGTAAATTTCTTGagctaaattattaaaattcttttagGTGATTATTCTACAGTGTGCACTGCTTACTGGCATCAAATTAAGAATATTTGTAACAGTTGTTGCTGTTACTACTATCatattaaaagtgttttttgaTGTCTCACAACACTTTTTTGTTTCggtcataaaaaaattgaaaacaggtaattttgaaaaaataatttttatgtttttggttttttgaataaaatttgctGTAAgtctacagtgagcatgaggtgtatgaatacaccatgtgtgtctggtgtataagaagacacccatgttataacttgacagtgagcatgaggtgtatgaatacaccatgtgtatctggtgtataagaagacacccatgttataacttgacagtgagcatgaggtgtatgaatacaccatgtgtgtctggtgtataagaagacacccatgttataacttgacagtgagcatgaggtgtatgaatacaccatgtgtatctggtgtataagaagacacccatgttataacttgacagtgagcatgcggtgtacaaatacaccatgtgtgtctggtgtataagaagacacccatgttataacttgacagtgagcatgaggtgtatgaatacaccatgtgtgtctggtgtataagaagatacccatgttataacttgacagtgagcatggggtgtatgaatacaccatgcgtgtctggtgtataagaagatacccatgttataacttgacaatgagcatgaggtgtatgaatacaccatgtatgtctggtgtataagaagatacccatgttataacttgacaatgagcatgaggtgtatgaatacaccatgtatgtctggtgtataagaagatacccacgttataacttgacaatgagcatgaggtgtatgaatacaccatgtgtgtctggtgtataagaagacacccatgttataacttgacagcgagcatgtggtgtatgaatacatcatgtgtgtctggtgtgtaagaagatacccatgttataactctaccTTTACACATACATTAATTAAAAGGTGTAGCTACCACACTTTTTTCCTCCAAATAAACTTAACCTGTTTTTAACTgtgagcgtgttttaacaactgttgttttgtcgctatatcctgtcctttttcgtttaaaatatttctaaatctttgctaccgtaatcgcagacaaataagttaataatatgtttttaatataaaaaactaaattcaatTCATATTACAGATCTAAAAGTTTCATTCAAGTCCGAAATACAAAAGGAATATCAAGCTATGCTCGTGAGAATTTTAGAATCTGACTCCAGTAGTGATAGCTCTGATTTCCATAGCAGCAGTGATCACGATCACCATAGCAACAGTGATCACGACCACCATAGCAACAGTGATCACGGCCACCATAGCAACGGTGATCACGATCACCATAGCAACAGTGATCACGACCACCATAGCAACAGTGATCACGACCACCATAGCAACAGTGATCACGATCACCATAGCAGCAGTGATCACGACCACCATAGCAACAGTGATCACGACCACCATAGCAACAGTGATCACGATCACCATACCAACAGTGATCACGACCACCATAGCAACAGTGATCACGACCACCATAGCAACAGTGATCACGACCACCATAGCAGCAGTGGTCACGACCGCCATAGCAACAGTGATCACGGAATTTAATCCCAAATTTGTTAAATGATCACAAAATCTGATCACATGAGTTTTTTTCTCATGATCATAAAATTTGATCacatcaattttttttcattatcatGAAACTTGATCACATAAGTTTTTTCTCATGATCACAAATTCTGATCATATAAATTTTTCTCATGATCATGAATTTAAACAGCTCATTTCAAAATCACTTATATGTCTTTCTATATTCAcaagattttataatatatagaaaaattatgtaagtttttttacactttcaGTACCAaagcagttttaattaatttaataacatttaaaattgacaaaatgcaggcaaactttatcaattttttgtatttttcagcgccaaatttttatcaaaaaatctGCTATGTAAAATTAGTacattcaaattttttaaatgttttaaaaataagttggatttttaaaacaaaattttggaCTTAGATAAGTACTGAAAGTGTAATATGCCGGTGCtaaaatatgtgtttgttgttCAAAATGCAAATAAAGTGAATAAATGATGCTAGAACATACCATTTTTGGCGTCAAattaaagaatataaaatacacataaattgtatatatttatatagggtagtgatgataaaaaaaacagttgttaaaacacgcttgttgttaaaaaagaaaatttattttgtcttttcggtcacgataacggaggacaagagagttgacaaaagcgaaaagacgggtagtaacggtaaaacaacagttgttaaaacaagcttacagttaaaaacacgtttaattaaaagaaaaaagcgtggtcgctacacctttTAATTAATGTATATGTAAAGACATTACTATAATATGGTgtattcttttttatacacctcatgctcactgtcaagttataatatgggtgtcttcttatacaccagacacacatggtgtattcatacacctcatgctcactttttttacacccaagttataacatgggtgtaaaGTTTCAGataaaaacacagttacactttacaaacaatacaatGTTTTTAGCTTTATATTTGCCTGACAGCAACAATttacattataatttatattatttaactttttcctACACTAACTTTATTATGGTTTACTAAGAGCCAGTTAATGTGTTTCCTAGAACCTATCAAtctgttttgtaaacaacagAACTAGCCCTGTAGAAACTATTTCCTATTTATTCGGAATTTACTGTGGCTAGGTCTAAGTTTCACAATTTATCTTGAATTTTCGACAAATGGTAACAGATTAAATAGGTACTAGTTTATTCAGAATTTTGGCAGAAATTGTGTAAAACTGAGtttttgaatattgttttaacagaAACAGTCCAAAAAGAACTCAGTTTTAGCTattcaaactttaaatttaatacagtCTAAAAGTGTGTTAGTTTGAGCAGACAATCtgaattttttgaatgtttaacCAGAAACAGCTTATAAAAATAGTTAGTTTAGTCTACAAAATTATGTTCTGAATTTTCGACCAAAAACAAGTGAAAAGTCTAGCTCAAATAATGAAACCTTTtagttatgaatgaatgtaacttgcttttttCTGATCGCAGTATTCTGCTATTTAGAAAGAtgctcacaaagtaacatacatggtaactcgtaagctggcatgaggtgtatgaaacagaacacgtgtgttataacgactgtcgttttccagaacatgcgaggataaataagttacatacgtggtaacttgtaagcaggcacaaggtgtatgaaacagaacacgtgtgttataacgactgtcgttttccagaacatgcgaggataaataagttacatacatggtaacttgtaagctggcatgaggtgtatgaaacagaacacgcgtgttataacgactgtgtttTCCAGtgcatgcgaggataaagcaagttacattcgtttatCTAAGCCAGCTTTTATGTACCAGTTTAACAGATTGCATATCCAGTGTTAAGTTGATTGTATATTAACTGTAGTAAAATAATTTCGAATATGAGCAAAGACAAAACTGGTAAGTCATTTAATTTCTGcatatttgttcaaaataatCTAATTTgaccaaaaaaaatttcagaTAAAATGCCTTTGCtggaaaaaagtaaaactactGAATcaggtaattttgttttttaatgcaaattttttgtgctaactaattttttttaggaaattctGAGGCAGCTAATACTAGTACTACAGGTATGTAGGTGTTCTAACTAAAACTAATTTCCCGgcacaaaaaaatgatattgaatgagtgaatgtaacttatttatcctcacgtagcaaagcaatgacagtcgttataacttgagtgttctgtttcatacaccttgtgtctgcttacaagttaccacgtttgaaacttatttatcttcgcatggcgggaaaatgacagctgttataacacaagtgttctgtttcatgcacttcgtgccagcttacgagttaccaagtatgttactttgtggtttttaatgtttttggcCCCGCCGTTttgcataatatagtagggtggaagaagatgggacacctttttcttctattttctcatcccatttggtagtaaacaaataatatttacagacttataaaaccgtatcctcacggctcttaaataaagttgttatttgttcaaaacacgatcagaaaatatgggatttagatgtcaacagtatcccatcttaccataAAGTAgaatacagataaaaaaaattttaccctttctaaaatttttttattagaaccCACTAAATTTGAAAGTTACGgaatcccccccaaaaaaaatagtgttaaattttaaaattgttaaattttgcttggtaatttttttcaattaaaaaaaaacaattttatttttttttaaactagacTTGGCAACATGCGGGAGTTATGGAACAACTTCCATCCAGTCCTCTCCTGCTACGAGTGCTGCTACATCCTTGATGTTGGCTCCTGGGAGGACCTACTCTCCCGCATCTTCAGCTGTGGCTTCCCCATCCCATCGGCCATCATATCCTCCCCCCACTATATTGACTCCTCGTCATTCCATCGCTGGATCAGTGATGCCAGGATCGGaagagaagaagaagaagaaacctCCTCCTCCCTTCCTGCAAAAAGAAgtcaaagtaaaaaatatttttttataatttttttctttaataatattttttttataaatcaaagtaaaaatctttttttatttttgtttattttataatgattttttttataatttttttatttatcaacttagtaaaaatacaattttataaaaaaaatgttctaattaaagttatttgtgtttttaaatacactttattataaaatattatgtttttttcatttaaaaagtatttataataaaatctaATTTGATAAAAGATTCCAAAAATTtcctaaataaaaacactttgcattataataaaattcatttatttttgttattttcagaTCAAAAATCCCAAAGAAATTAACCATTCAATGTTACTACAAATACTGCATAAGAAGTTTTTAGCAGATTATGAAAAATGGCACAAAAAAACACGAACTTTTAAAATGGCGAATCTTATTGTcacaattattattatatctGTACAAGTTACTCAAGTAAgatttaagaaaatataagctttaatttttttctaaaaggAAGGCTCTAAATTGAGTTATAAccatgaattaatgtaacttgctttatactTATGTAGctggaaaacgatagtcgttataacacgggtgttctgtttcatacacatcgaaAAACAGATAAAAGCTTAagctatttttttctttttaggcacaaatgttataaattaacagtgagtatgaagtgtatgaatacaccatgtgtgtctggtgcataagaagacacccatgttataactcaacagtgagcatgaggtgtatgaatacatcatgtgcgtctggtgtgtaagaagacacccatgttataactcaacagcgagcatgagaagacacccatgttataactcaacagcgagcatgaggtgtataaacaccccaTATCCTTTCAAAACCCacaataaattacaaattacatCTAAACCAATTATCAGGTCATATTGTTCCAACTGAGCGATAAAACATTGAGTTCAGGCACCAAAAAAGCTGCTGCTACAATTCTGCCGTCCATTACAAGTGCTATACTTGCTTTGCAACTAAAGCTAGGATGGTCAGAGAAAGGAACGAGGTGCAAAAAAGGTATGTGTGTGTAAATACACAACTGTGTTATGacctgacagtgagcatgaggtgtatgaatacactatgtgtgtctggtgtataagaagacacccatgttataactcaacagtaagcatgcggtgtataaaaacaccatgtgtgtccggtgtataagaaaacacccatgttataactcaacaaaaaacatacagtGATAAAATGTAATGAATCAAAACTAAATCAAGAACTTTGTGCAGCGGCCGCATTATTCAAGAAGTTGGCAACACATTCAAAATATCGCATGGAGATGCTAGAAGCTGGCGGCGTTTTTTCAGACACTTCAAAAATATGGAATCTTGCTTTGATATCTGAATCTTCTGAAATACCAGCTTTTGTTTCAGCTTATTGACGATTTCTGTTGTATATTGaagatttttattgtttattgaaGATTTCTGTTGTATATTAAAGATTTCTATTGTATATTGGAGATTTCTATTGTATATTGAAGATTTCTATTGTACAAAATATACCAGATATTTTGCACTTGTAAAAATTGTACTCTTTtcgcaaaaaataaaattacaattcGATTTTTACTGCGAAAATAAACAGACACTTTAAATCTAtataactttttcttttatgacttttttattctgtctattaaactgttaatatatattttatagttaaaaatatctaattattttaacagtatTTTTAAGGTACCAACTTTTACATAGTTTTTTCTTTTACGAAAAATACCGTGAATTCATAAATTTTGGAGCCATTTTTGgtacaataaaaacacaaaactgtCACTTTcagacaaaaaaaacatctgtatttctaaaaaatgctgtttgagaagtaaaaaatacgattttttacaaaattgcgATACTTTTTAAGTATACTACTTATAAAATACGATTTTCTtttagaaaacataaaaaaaaatttttattaaatattcaagttaaaaaactttttttgttcgtaatgtatttttgtaacatattttttacctatATTCGTACAACAGGTGACCTTGCTTGAAATGAAAGAACTAAACGAAAGACAGCGAGCAGACCATGCCAcaaaaatgtataataaaCTCAAGTCTTCACTAAATGAACTTGAAAACAGAAATTCTGAACTAGATCAAAAATTCAGTGAAgtaggttttaaaaattttgttatttttctgttacttctgctaccaggcataatgcaaataatctttcaatggtctatctggtataaaaggtagtgtatttccaacgtttcgtctgccatttggaacaaaattgttttattttttcataaagtCTAGCCAGATGGCATATGAAACCTCGGAAATacgtttttctaaaaaaatttggaaacacactacttttttttataaaaaatttggaAATGCACTacgtttttctaaaaaaaaattggaaatacactacgttttttcaaaaaattttggaaatacactttttttactaatttctTGCTTAGTTGACAAAAATGAACATGGAGGCGCAGAAGACGGAACGAGATCTTCGGGATGAACTTGCAGAGGTTGTTCCTCGATCTGTAAGTGATGCTGATCGGAAGAAGATGGTTCTTCTTCAGGAAGATCTCGTGAAAACTAAGGTGACATAAACAAAATCatcataaaaaacaacaaaaaaatcaacaaaaaaaaacaataaaaaattaacaaaaaaaaacaacaaaaaaatcaacagaaaaatcaacaaaaaatccaCTCTTCCACAGCTTAAGATGTCCAAACTACAAGACATTGCTGAAATTTCTCGGAATCAACTACAAAGCGTTCAATCGCAACAACAAGCGAGAGACAGGGAGTTGAAATCGTTACgtcaacaattaaaaacgtttcaaCATCAAACAGATAATAACGcattaattggtaaaaaattatttattttttaaaagttattgtttttttttgcagaaaaagtggatttttgtttaaaaatttttgttttttattgtagaGACTATATTTTCCCTTGTTTCTTTACctttactgtgttttttttgtctttcgaaattatattttttgtgcaaaagaatatatatatatatatatacctgttcttgcttgttttttacatgcttattacagtttttattaaactattgaatttataaattacaacttaaatccatattt
The DNA window shown above is from Ciona intestinalis unplaced genomic scaffold, KH HT000075.2, whole genome shotgun sequence and carries:
- the LOC108950245 gene encoding uncharacterized protein LOC108950245, with product MSKDKTDKMPLLEKSKTTESGNSEAANTSTTDLATCGSYGTTSIQSSPATSAATSLMLAPGRTYSPASSAVASPSHRPSYPPPTILTPRHSIAGSVMPGSEEKKKKKPPPPFLQKEVKIKNPKEINHSMLLQILHKKFLADYEKWHKKTRTFKMANLIVTIIIISVQVTQVILFQLSDKTLSSGTKKAAATILPSITSAILALQLKLGWSEKGTRCKKAAALFKKLATHSKYRMEMLEAGGVFSDTSKIWNLALISESSEIPAFVSAY